CCCGGCCAGCGACTACGACTACATCGCCGACTCGATCCGGGCCATCTACGACGTGACGGTGCCGACGAAGAAGGGCTACGGCGCCATCCGCCGCGTCAACGTCAACGCCGCTCCCATGGAGATCGCCCATCTCAAGGTCCTTCACGACGTGGGGATCGGCACCTTCCAGGTCTTCCAGGAGACCTATCACCGCCCGACCTACGAGCGCCTCCATCCGGCGGGGACGATCAAGGGCGACTACCTCTGGCGCCTCTACGCCATGCACCGCTGTCTCGAGGCGGGCATCGACGACGTGGGCATCGGCGCCCTCTTCGGCCTTCACGACTGGCGCTACGAGGTTCTGGGGCTCCTCCAGCACGCCTGGGACCTGGAGGAGAAGTTCGGCATCGGCCCCCACACCGTCTCCTTCCCCCGCATCGAGCCGGCGACGAACACGCCCTACGCCGACAGCCCCGAGGCCGTCGTCGACGACGACGCCTTCGCCCGCCTCGTCACGGTCCTGCGCCTGGCCATCCCCTACACGGGCATGATCCTCACGGCCCGCGAGAGAGGCGACCTGCGCCACGAGATCCTTCCCCTGGGCTGCACCCAGGTCGACGCCTCGTCGCGCATCGGCATCGGCGCCTACGCCGACGTCGAGGAAAAGCAGAAAGGGGAGCGCCAGCAGTTCATCTTGGGCGACACGCGGAGTCTCGACGAGGTGGTGCGCCAGCTGGCCCTGGACGGCTACATCACCTCCTTCTGCACCGCCGGCTACCGCTGCGGCCGGACGGGGCAGAAGATCATGGATCTCCTTCGCAGCGGTCGCGAGGGCCATTTCTGCAAGCTCAACGCCGTCCTCACCTTCCGGGAGTGGCTCGACGACTTCGCCAGCGAAGAGACGCGCGTCGCCGGCGAGAAGGTCCTGGCCAAGGAGCTCGCCGAGATCGCCCTCCGCTTCCCCGACATGTACCCCCGTCTTCACGCCTCCTACGAAAAGGTGAGCCAAGGTGCCCGAGACGTCTATTTCTGAGGAGGCCCGTGAGGCCTTCCGCCGATGGGCCGGTACGTACCTGCGCGACCGGGGCGTCGCCGTCGAGCTGACGGCCGTCGTCGGCAGGCGCTGGTCGGCCCTGGCCGGCCCCGACGGCGACTTCCCCCTGGCCCCGTCGGAGCGGCTCGTCCTGGGCGACGGCCTGGGGCTGGTCCTCTACGGAGGCGAGGCCCTCGACGCCGAGGAGCGGGAGGCTCTTCTGAGGCGCGTCGGCGAGATCGTGCGCTCCCGCTGACCCGCTTCCTCCCCGGCGGAAGAGACGGTTTTCCGCCCCTTCCGAGATCTCCGACGCCGCCGAGGGGGCGGCGTCGGCCCTTTCGGCGGGCTTTTTGCGCAGATTCCGCGTGACAGCGTTCACGAAAAGGGGTACCCTTGTGAGAGGGGTCAAACATCGCGTCTTCCGCGGTCCGCCGCGACGGAGGAGAGGCCATGGTGGAAAAAAGGCAGAACTGGGTCGCCGTCGGCGACGAAGGAAGGGCTTCGGCTCCGGCCTCTTTGGGCCTGGCCGGAGGTCTCCTCTTTCCCTTCGCCGTCCTGGCCCTCTGGTGGGGCGGCAGTGCCCTGGGCCTCTGGAGCCCCGTTCTTCTCCCCGCACCTCTTGCCGTGGGCCGGGCCGCCCTCAGGCTGGCCCGCAGCGGCGACCTCCTGCGCCACATCGGCGCCAGCGGACTGCGCATCCTCTGGGGCTTCGGCCTCTCCTGCTTCATGGCCCTTCCCCTGGGCGTCCTTCTGGGCCTCCGTCCCGGCCTGGGGCGTTTCGTCAACGGCACCCTCGAGTTTCTGCGCCACGTTCCCCCTCTGGCCCTGCTGCCCATGCTCATCCTCTGGCTCGGCATCGGCGAGGCCTCCAAATCGGCCGTCATCGTCCTGGCCACCTTTTTCCCCGTCTTTCTCAACACCGTCGACGGCGTCCGGCGCTGCGACAGAGGGCTCCTCGAGGTGGGGCTCAGCCTGGGCCTCTCCGAGGGAGAACGGTTCCGGCGCATCATCCTCCCCTGGGCTCTTCCCTCGATCCTGACGGGTCTCAGACTGGGGCTGGGTTACAGCTGGCGGGCCCTTATCGGCGCCGAACTCATCGCCGCCTCGTCGGGGCTGGGCTACCTCATCCACGACGCCCAGGCCCTCTCCCGGTCGGACGTCATCGTCGTCGCCATCATCGCCATGGGGCTCCTCGGCGCCCTGACCGACGACCTCTTCTTCCGTCTGGCCCGGCGCCTCGTGCCCTGGAGAGGAGAGGGCCGTGGAGGGCATTAGGCTTCAGGGGTTGACCAAAAGCTACGCCCTGCCCGGCGGCACGCTGCGCGCCCTCGACGGTCTCTCCCTCTGCCTCCCCTCGGGGAGTTTCACCGTCGTCCTCGGCAGGAGCGGATCGGGCAAGACGACGCTTCTGCGCCTTCTGGCCGGCCTGGAGGCGCCGACGGAGGGGCGGATCCTCTTTCCCCCGGCCCTGGCCTCGCGAGGGCGCTCCGCCGTGGGTCTCGTCTTTCAGGAGCCCCGCCTCATGCCCTGGCTCACCGTGGAGGAGAACGTTGCCTTCGCCCTCAAAGGGCGTCTCGACGGGGAGGCCGTGGCCGAGAGGACGGATTCGACGCTGGCCCTCCTGGGCCTCGAGGCCTTCCGCTCGGCCTATCCCGACCAGATCTCGGGGGGCATGGCCCAGCGCGTCGCCCTCGGGCGGACCCTCGTCTTCGACCCCGAAGTGATCCTCATGGACGAGCCCTTCGGCGCCCTGGACTATTTCACCCGCCGCCGCCTGCAGGGCGAGATCGCCGAGCTTCACCGCAGGACGGCCAAGACCTTCATCCTCGTCACTCACGACGTCGAGGAGGCCCTGGCCCTTGGAGACACCGTCGTCGTCCTCGAGGCCGGTCGCGTCGTCGATCGTCTCGACATCCTCCTCCCGCGGCCGCGGGAGACGGGATGGCCCCAATTCCTGCCTCTGCGCCGTCGGGTGCTGGAGGCCATCGTCGGCGGGGACGATCTCGCCGGCGACCGCTGAAGGAGGTTTTCGTCATGCGCAAGCTTCTCTCCCTTTCCCTGCTCCTCTGCCTCGTCTCGGTTCTCCCCGCCGGGGCGGCGGAGAAGATCGCCCTGACCTACGTCAAGGCCCCGCTCAACGTCCCCTCCATCGTCGAGAAAAAACTGGAACTCTTCGAGAAGGCCTTCGCTCCCGACGGCATCGACGTCGTCTACCCCGAGATAACGGCCGGTCCGGCCCAGACCCAGGCCATGGCCGCCGGGTCGATCCAGTTCGCCAACTGCCTGGGCGGCACGTCGGCCCTGCTGGCCGCCTCGGCGGGAGTGGACCTCAAGATCATCGCCGTCTACAGCCGGGCTCCCGAGGCCTTCGTCCTCCTCGCCAAGGATCCCTCCGTCACCTCCGTGGCCGATCTGAAGGGAAAGAAAGTGGCCGGCCCCAAGGGGACGGTCCTCCACCAGCTTTTGGCCACGGCCCTGAAAGAAGCGTCGATGGGCGCCGACGACGTCCAGTTCCTCTCCATGGGCCTTCCCGAAGGCGTGGCAGCCCTCCTCTCGGGCAGCGTCGACGCCGCCCTCGCCGCCGGACCGGCGGCCTACAAGGCCCAGGAGGCCGGGGCCCGCGTCGTCGTCGACGGCCGGGGTCTCGTCGACGCCACGACGGTCATCGCCGTCGCCGGTCCCTTCCTGCGGGAACATCCCGATCGGGTGCGGCGCTTCCTCGACGTCCACCGTCAGGCCCTGACCTTCATGAAAGAGGAGAGGGAGCAGGCCTTCTCCCTGACGGCCGAGGAGACGGGTCTCGACGTGTCGGCCGTCGAGGCCATGTTCCCCCTCTACGACTTCGATCCCGAGATCCGTCCCTCCGACGTGGAGGAGCTCAAGCGGACTCAGGACTTCCTCGTCGAAAACGGCCTGATGGAGAAGACCGTCGACGTCGACGCCCTCGTGACCCGTCTCTGACCGATCTTCCCGAATGAGGAGGGCCTCCCGTTCCTTCGGGAGGCCCTCTTCATATGCGAACCAAAACGATCTCATTCCGTTTTATCGGCAGGAGCATTAGGTCATGAGAATTTTTATATCGGCGGACTGAAAGTAAAAAATAAAAATATCGCCTAAATCAAAAAAACTGCAAAATTGGAACAAAAATCACAATCAGGCTCTCGTTTTATAATTTGTTAATTTCAATAAAGGTCGGATGCTGTATGATCGCCTCCAAAAGGTGTGCACATAGGAGGCGTTACGATGACGATCCGGAACAAGCTCTTCGCCATGGCCCTGGCCCTGTTGGTCATGATCGCCGCGATGACCGTCGTGACCTACGGCCGAAGTCGCGCCATGCTCCTCGATCTGGTCTCCGAGGCGGGGACGGAGATCGTGGCCCGCGCCGCCGACGCCGTCGATGCCCGCTTCGACAAGATCGCCGCCATCGCCGTCACGGCGACGGAGCTCGTCCAGAGCGCCTGGAACGCCTTCGAGGTCCGCGACGAGGCCGACGTGGAGGCCCTCCTGGCCGACCTGCTCCAGCGCGTCCGCGGCGAGGGCGTTCAGGACGTCTATTTCGGCTACGCGGCGACGGGCAAGGTC
The DNA window shown above is from Aminithiophilus ramosus and carries:
- the hydG gene encoding [FeFe] hydrogenase H-cluster radical SAM maturase HydG; translation: MTVATDIRSWIANRIKRDEITRYMDGDRCFIDDGAIEGALERGKNPDPGRVREILAKSLAIETLTVDEAACLLHVEDPDLWEEMKAAAGEVKRRVYDNRIVTFAPLYLANLCVNGCVYCGFRAENSAERRRVLTMEEIKEETRVLAGTVGHKRLIVVYGEHPASDYDYIADSIRAIYDVTVPTKKGYGAIRRVNVNAAPMEIAHLKVLHDVGIGTFQVFQETYHRPTYERLHPAGTIKGDYLWRLYAMHRCLEAGIDDVGIGALFGLHDWRYEVLGLLQHAWDLEEKFGIGPHTVSFPRIEPATNTPYADSPEAVVDDDAFARLVTVLRLAIPYTGMILTARERGDLRHEILPLGCTQVDASSRIGIGAYADVEEKQKGERQQFILGDTRSLDEVVRQLALDGYITSFCTAGYRCGRTGQKIMDLLRSGREGHFCKLNAVLTFREWLDDFASEETRVAGEKVLAKELAEIALRFPDMYPRLHASYEKVSQGARDVYF
- a CDS encoding ABC transporter permease produces the protein MVEKRQNWVAVGDEGRASAPASLGLAGGLLFPFAVLALWWGGSALGLWSPVLLPAPLAVGRAALRLARSGDLLRHIGASGLRILWGFGLSCFMALPLGVLLGLRPGLGRFVNGTLEFLRHVPPLALLPMLILWLGIGEASKSAVIVLATFFPVFLNTVDGVRRCDRGLLEVGLSLGLSEGERFRRIILPWALPSILTGLRLGLGYSWRALIGAELIAASSGLGYLIHDAQALSRSDVIVVAIIAMGLLGALTDDLFFRLARRLVPWRGEGRGGH
- a CDS encoding ABC transporter ATP-binding protein; translated protein: MEGIRLQGLTKSYALPGGTLRALDGLSLCLPSGSFTVVLGRSGSGKTTLLRLLAGLEAPTEGRILFPPALASRGRSAVGLVFQEPRLMPWLTVEENVAFALKGRLDGEAVAERTDSTLALLGLEAFRSAYPDQISGGMAQRVALGRTLVFDPEVILMDEPFGALDYFTRRRLQGEIAELHRRTAKTFILVTHDVEEALALGDTVVVLEAGRVVDRLDILLPRPRETGWPQFLPLRRRVLEAIVGGDDLAGDR
- a CDS encoding ABC transporter substrate-binding protein, producing MRKLLSLSLLLCLVSVLPAGAAEKIALTYVKAPLNVPSIVEKKLELFEKAFAPDGIDVVYPEITAGPAQTQAMAAGSIQFANCLGGTSALLAASAGVDLKIIAVYSRAPEAFVLLAKDPSVTSVADLKGKKVAGPKGTVLHQLLATALKEASMGADDVQFLSMGLPEGVAALLSGSVDAALAAGPAAYKAQEAGARVVVDGRGLVDATTVIAVAGPFLREHPDRVRRFLDVHRQALTFMKEEREQAFSLTAEETGLDVSAVEAMFPLYDFDPEIRPSDVEELKRTQDFLVENGLMEKTVDVDALVTRL